In one Sesamum indicum cultivar Zhongzhi No. 13 linkage group LG12, S_indicum_v1.0, whole genome shotgun sequence genomic region, the following are encoded:
- the LOC105174953 gene encoding ABC transporter C family member 3, protein MEFLHKTSSSFLITVSVFLAESRTFSFENMGGDLLLNPVFLRFFTASLHLVLLVVVLFSWVFKKFRSNGDERWKHSVRHVSVLYYRPTLFSCLGLSFFNLILCVLNLFYWYRNGWSDEKILTLLDLGVRTLAWLALYLFLQFHFLNSRENKYPFALRLWWVLFFFISCYCLVIDVSYYRKHQTLSTLFWASDIVSSVMGLVFSYVAFLGKKMDEDTTLQQHLLNGSAANGRESHIPLKGDETVTPYATAGIYSLFSFSWVGPLISLGYKKTLNLEDVPQLHNPDTAGGAFPILNRKLESYRGGSNRITTIMLAKALVFTSRREIAVSAVYVLVSTVASYVGPYLIDTFVQYLNGHRHFENEGFVLVSAFFISKLFECLAQRHWFFKVQQAGYRASAALVAKIYNKGLTLSCQSKQGQTTGEIINYMSVDATRIGHFGWYMHDPWMVVLQVVLALAILYRNLGLASVAALISSVLVMLANVPLGSLQEKYQDELMKSKDKRMKVTSEVLRNMRILKLQAWELRFLYKILDVRNDETIWLKKYLYTKAVSTFVFLDAPIFVSVVTFGACMLMGIPLESGKILSAVATFKILQEPIYKLPDTVSMIVQTKVSLDRIASFLSLDDLPPDVVEKLPANSSVTAVEVINGNFSWDVSSPSPTLKDINFRVSHGMRVAICGTVGSGKSSLLSCILGEMPKISGVIRLSGTTAYVAQSPWIQSGKIEENILFGTEMDRQRYDRVLEACSLKKDLEILSFGDQTVIGERGINLSGGQKQRIQIARALYQDASIYLFDDPFSAVDAHTGTHIFNECILGLLDSKTVIYVTHQVEFLPAADLILVMKDGLIKQAGKYSDILKSGSDFMELVGAHEVALSALDSIDAGKSAVGEEKSFKNAESVLHEHDSGNDANDKVDNGGGNKGQLVEEEERGKGNVGLSVYWKYITTAYGGFLVPFPLLAQILYQVLQIGSNYWMAWATPVSKDVAPHVQGSILILVYVALSLGCSFCIFARALLMVTIGYKTANILFNKMHLCIFRAPMSFFDSTPSGRILNRVSADQNKVDLNMASIIGQFAFVIIELLGIIAIMSQSAWQVFIIFILVSAICIWLQRYYIASARELTRLCGVCKAPVIQHFSETLSGSSTIRSFGQEGRFHDRGMRLIDGYSRPKFYTAAALEWLCIRLDVLSLVTFAFSLIFLVAIPEGTIDPSLAGLAVTYGLNLNMMQALVVWILCSMENGIISVERILQYTSIPIEPALVVESNRPESHWPIHGEVDIQDLQVRYAPHMPFVLRGITCTFLGGKKTGMVGRTGSGKSTLIQTLFRIVEPTVGKILIDGLDISTIGLHDLRSRLSIIPQDPIMFEGTIRSNLDPLQEYTDEQIWEALDKCQLGDEVRRKTGKLDSAVSENGENWSVGQRQLVCLGRVLLKKSKVLVLDEATASVDTATDNQIQQTLKQHFSDSTVITIAHRITSVLDSDVVLLLDNGLVKEYDSPEKLLEDKSSSFAKLVAEYSMRSSSSSSSENLSNARA, encoded by the exons ATGGAATTTCTTCATAAAACTTCGTCTTCCTTCTTGATCACGGTATCTGTTTTTCTTGCTGAGTCCCgcactttttcttttgaaaacaTGGGCGGTGATTTGCTCCTTAACCCAGTTTTCTTGCGTTTCTTCACCGCCTCTTTGCACCTGGTTTTGTTGGTTGTCGTGTTATTCTCATgggttttcaagaaatttaggAGCAATGGGGATGAACGCTGGAAACACAGTGTTAGGCACGTTAGTGTTTTGTACTACAGGCCAACTCTGTTTTCGTGTTTGGGTCTTTCGTTCTTTAATCTCATTCTATGCGTGTTGAACCTCTTTTATTGGTATAGAAATGGTTGGTCTGATGAAAAGATTCTGACTTTACTGGATTTGGGGGTGAGAACACTAGCTTGGTTAGCTCTCTATCTTTTCTTGCAAttccatttcttgaattcGAGGGAAAACAAGTACCCGTTTGCTTTGAGACTGTGGTGGgtgcttttcttcttcatatcCTGTTATTGCCTTGTAATAGACGTTTCCTATTACAGAAAACACCAGACTTTATCAACTCTGTTTTGGGCCTCTGATATTGTTTCATCGGTAATGGGTTTAGTTTTTTCTTATGTCGCCTTTCTGGGTAAGAAAATGGATGAAGATACCACTCTTCAACAACACCTTTTAAATGGTAGTGCTGCTAATGGTAGAGAGTCTCACATACCTCTCAAAGGGGATGAGACTGTGACTCCTTATGCTACTGCTGGTATTTATagtctcttttctttctcttgggTGGGTCCTTTGATATCCCTTGGGTACAAGAAAACGCTGAACCTGGAGGATGTTCCTCAGCTCCACAATCCTGATACGGCTGGTGGGGCATTTCCAATTTTGAACAGGAAGCTGGAGTCTTATCGTGGAGGAAGTAACAGAATCACGACAATCATGCTGGCTAAGGCATTGGTTTTCACCAGCAGGAGGGAAATTGCGGTATCTGCTGTCTATGTGCTCGTGAGCACAGTGGCTTCTTATGTTGGTCCATACCTTATTGACACTTTTGTTCAATACTTAAATGGACATAGACATTTCGAAAATGAGGGCTTTGTATTAGTTTCTGCTTTTTTCATCTCAAAGTTGTTCGAGTGTTTGGCACAGAGACATTGGTTTTTTAAGGTGCAACAGGCTGGGTATAGGGCGAGCGCAGCGTTGGTTGCCAAAATCTATAACAAGGGATTGACTCTTTCGTGCCAATCAAAGCAAGGGCAAACAACCGgggaaattataaattacatgtCTGTTGACGCTACGAGGATAGGTCACTTTGGTTGGTATATGCATGATCCATGGATGGTTGTTTTACAGGTTGTCCTGGCATTGGCAATCTTATATAGAAATCTTGGGCTTGCTTCGGTAGCTGCGCTTATCTCTAGTGTCTTGGTGATGTTAGCAAATGTTCCACTAGGAAGTTTGCAGGAGAAGTATCAGGATGAgttgatgaaatcaaaagacaaaaggaTGAAGGTGACCTCTGAAGTCTTGAGGAATATGAGAATTCTCAAACTTCAGGCTTGGGAGTTGAGGTTCCTCTATAAAATTCTGGATGTTAGGAATGATGAGACAATTTGGTTGAAGAAATATCTTTATACTAAAGCTGTCAGCACATTTGTGTTTCTGGATGCTCCTATATTTGTGTCTGTGGTGACTTTTGGTGCTTGTATGCTAATGGGAATACCACTTGAGTCGGGAAAGATACTATCTGCGGTTGCAACCTTTAAAATTCTTCAAGAGCCTATTTATAAACTTCCTGATACAGTATCCATGATTGTTCAGACTAAGGTTTCTCTTGATCGAATCGCATCATTTCTTTCACTTGATGACCTACCACCAGATGTTGTAGAGAAGCTTCCAGCTAATAGTTCTGTTACAGCTGTTGAGGTAATCAATGGAAACTTTTCCTGGGATGTATCATCTCCTAGTCCTACACTGAAAGATATTAACTTTAGGgtatctcatggaatgagggTTGCGATTTGTGGCACAGTTGGCTCTGGCAAGTCAAGCTTACTTTCTTGTATTTTGGGGGAAATGCCAAAAATATCTGGGGTTATTAGGCTCTCGGGAACAACGGCCTATGTTGCTCAGTCACCTTGGATTCAAAGTGGAaagattgaagaaaatatactgTTTGGTACGGAGATGGACAGACAACGGTATGACAGGGTCCTGGAAGCATGTTCACTGAAGAAAGACCTGGAAATTCTCTCATTTGGAGATCAGACTGTTATTGGCGAGAGGGGAATCAACTTGAGTGGTGGACAGAAGCAGAGGATACAGATTGCTCGTGCACTCTACCAAGATGCCagcatatatttatttgatgatcCATTTAGCGCTGTGGATGCACATACAGGAACTCATATTTTCAAT GAATGCATTCTGGGGCTTTTAGATTCCAAAACTGTTATCTATGTTACCCACCAAGTGGAGTTTCTGCCCGCAGCAGACCTTATTTTG GTCATGAAAGATGGACTAATTAAACAAGCTGGCAAGTATAGTGACATTCTGAAATCTGGAAGTGACTTTATGGAACTTGTTGGTGCTCACGAGGTGGCTTTATCAGCTCTTGATTCCATTGATGCTGGGAAATCAGCTGTAGGTGAGGAAAAAAGCTTTAAAAATGCTGAGTCTGTCTTGCATGAACACGATTCTGGAAATGACGCAAATGATAAAGTAGATAATGGTGGGGGAAACAAGGGACAGcttgttgaagaagaagaaagagggaAAGGAAATGTTGGATTATCAGTTTACTGGAAGTATATCACAACAGCATATGGAGGATTTCTAGTACCCTTTCCATTATTAGCACAGATACTGTATCAGGTACTTCAAATTGGAAGCAATTATTGGATGGCTTGGGCGACTCCTGTGTCAAAGGATGTGGCACCTCACGTTCAAGGCTCAATTCTCATCCTTGTCTATGTTGCTTTGTCATTGGGATGTTCTTTCTGCATTTTTGCCCGGGCCTTGCTCATGGTGACAATCGGGTACAAGACAGCAAATATACTCTTTAACAAGATGCATCTCTGTATATTTCGTGCCCCCATGTCCTTCTTCGACTCCACCCCCAGTGGGCGAATTCTCAATAGA GTATCCGCAGACCAAAATAAAGTAGACTTGAACATGGCATCCATAATTGGGCAATTTGCTTTTGTCATAATAGAGCTTCTAGGAATTATTGCTATCATGTCGCAAAGTGCCTGGCAGGTCTTCATTATCTTTATCCTTGTGAGTGCTATTTGCATATGGTTGCAG CGATATTACATAGCTTCTGCCAGAGAACTCACTCGACTATGTGGAGTGTGCAAAGCTCCAGTTATACAGCACTTTTCGGAAACACTTTCAGGGTCGAGCACAATTAGAAGTTTTGGTCAGGAAGGCAGATTCCATGACAGAGGCATGAGACTCATAGATGGATATTCACGGCCTAAGTTTTATACTGCTGCTGCCCTGGAATGGCTATGCATTCGTTTGGATGTGTTATCTCTTGTAACTTTTGCCTTTTCGTTGATTTTCCTGGTTGCTATTCCAGAAGGAACCATTGATCCAA GTCTTGCTGGGCTGGCAGTGACATACGGCcttaatttgaatatgatgCAAGCATTGGTTGTGTGGATTCTTTGCTCTATGGAAAATGGAATCATATCAGTCGAAAGAATCCTTCAGTACACTTCTATTCCAATAGAACCCGCCCTTGTAGTAGAGTCAAACAGGCCAGAGAGTCATTGGCCAATACATGGAGAAGTTGATATCCAAGATCTTCAG GTCCGATATGCTCCTCACATGCCGTTTGTGCTACGAGGCATTACATGTACTTTCTTAGGGGGGAAGAAGACTGGAATGGTAGGGAGGACAGGAAGTGGTAAATCGACTCTAATTCAGACCCTCTTCCGCATTGTCGAACCAACTgttggaaaaatattgatcGATGGTCTCGATATCTCAACCATCGGACTTCATGATTTACGATCTAGATTAAGCATAATCCCACAGGACCCAATCATGTTTGAGGGGACCATCCGAAGCAACCTGGATCCCCTTCAAGAGTATACAGACGAGCAGATATGGGAG GCTCTTGATAAATGCCAGCTTGGTGATGAGGTCCGGAGAAAGACAGGAAAGCTCGATTCTGCAG TGTCTGAGAATGGAGAGAACTGGAGCGTCGGTCAAAGGCAGCTAGTTTGTCTCGGGCGTGTGCTGCTAAAGAAAAGCAAGGTTCTGGTGCTTGACGAGGCAACTGCATCAGTCGACACTGCAACCGATAACCAGATTCAACAAACGCTCAAGCAGCATTTCAGTGACTCAACAGTGATAACAATCGCACACAGGATAACATCTGTGCTCGACAGCGATGTGGTTTTACTATTAGACAACG GACTTGTTAAGGAATATGATAGTCCAGAAAAGTTGCTGGAGGACAAGTCGTCTTCGTTCGCAAAGCTCGTAGCAGAATACAGCATGAGATCATCATCAAGTTCCAGTTCCGAAAATCTTTCGAATGCACGAGCATGA